AAGATAGCATGTAAATTGaatataaattatcaaatatatatagCCGTATTAGAGCTCAATTTTCTCATATTTAATAAGCTCTTACTGCTACCGGTTGATTATGCAAAGATGGACGCATCCTTTTTTTGAACCGAATCCATGTTGGTATTGATATATGTATTCGTGATGAAGGACATTTTGTTCTCGCAAAAACTACGTGGAAGAGTCCTATTAGTAATGTGGATATAGACGAAGCTTTGCGTTTTCTTTATGCACTCGAGTGGTTCAGTGAGTTGCAACTGGATCAAGTAGGAGTTTGGTTTGGTAACATTATGATTGAATGTAATCGTTTATTTTCTTCCCATTTTAAAACATCTCATGTTTAGTTTAATAGAAGACGAGCGAATGGTGTAGTTCATGCTCTTGCCTCATGTACCTACATGTTGAATCAGCCCCATGTTGCTTCGACAATCGACACAAATCAAATATCTACACTTTCAATTTTCTTCCGGTACAATATTAGTAGATCTCTACCAAGACCATTTGTTGATGAAGCAAGTGTTGAATATGTAGTTTGTGTTGTTGGaatttgtttgaagtcccacattgcttaggttcccgggatgtgaagtgtataaatatgtgagggcaacctcaccctttgagttagcttttggggttgagatccaagcatatttaacatggtatcagagccgggttaaggactgccaGGGGCGGATCCACCACCCGGCATGCCCTGGCACGTGCTCGGGCTCGgcacccaattttttttttttagggttgtTACTTTGATCTGAaaattcgaatgtttgagtaagaattaataaaatttaagtgtatATTCATAATCCTCATGAAATTCTGAGCAAAATGGTATATTTACTTGTCCAATTTGGTGCTAGAATTGAAAAATTCGATTTATAATTTTGGTTGGTttggaggttgaagatgatgaacaggaGATTAAAGggttgttttaatatatatttatatatattaatgaagcCTCATTTAGACACAAGCGTCCGCACCAGCTCAGTGGTCGAGAGATGAATTGGTCACACAGGGAGCCTGTGTTCAACTCCCAGCTTCCTATCATTTATCAAaactttatgtttattttggttttgttttctttatttgtttacaTATATGTTATCAAAATTACCATTTGTTTCatttaagttaattttatgttattttctttattaaacatatctaaaaatcacaaaaaaatctttataaaaaatactaaaaatatcaattttgtttccctttttatatatggtaaaaatagtaaacaaatgtattattattgtttttatttgattttaattttttacctcATGCTTAAGTATAAcccaaaataccaaaaaaatattattcttttgtGTTAATCTCAAATATGTAAAATATGTTGTAATTCTACTTTCTTTTATATGTAGAATTGTGGGGAATTtatgacttttacttatataattattataaatcaaatatttagatgaaattcttaaaattaattacttttattataatttaagtatataaataatatatattattagtttaaaacCATCTGATCGATTCGAAAACCTTAaaccaataaatatttttgcatTTGTGGTTAAAATTGTGCCCGGGCTTAATACCAtttctggctccgccactgaggactgcaatgtgggcatttgacccaggaccacgctaggcgtgagggtgggtgttgaatatgtagtttgtgttgttggaatttgtttgaagtcccacattgcttaggttcccgagatgtgaagtgtataaatatgtgagggcaacctcaccctttgagctattttttggggttgagatccaagcatatttaacagcAAGATTATGATCAATATAAATCAGCGATAAGATTCCAAGTATACTGCACATCGTATGTGAATATTCAAATTAGTATCAATTTCTTGACATGAAATACACATCAATGAAACTTACTAATCAACATCTTAATATCAACATTGCAAgattttcattcataataaattGAGACATTGAACTCTTCAATCAACAACGTAAGATTTTCATTCCTAACATGGTACTGAATTTGAGAAATTACATATTACAAATCCGACTAAGCCATGTTTGACATCCATCAACTACTTATTATTTTCCACATGTCATTGCATACGTCAAGGGTTGTCATCTGCGATGTGTCGAATTCAAATTTCTCCACtgcatttttttccttttcaacaATATCTGCAATTAAAGTTTAAGGAGCAAACAATTCTTGGCTTTTGAAAGGACAAATAATATCATTTACAGAACAAATGAAGGCGAAACACAGACGGAAAGAGGATGGTAAATTGAACAAAAGGATACAGCCTGAAATTTTTGATTGGTCATCCAAGTTTGGAACAATATTTGTCACAGAAGCATACATCGAAAGTAGCATCCTGAAACAAAATAGAAGATTACATGTATTTCCAACTTATATGAGAAAGCACATTCATCTGATTAAGACCATCATATCGAAGATAACATGAATAACAATTACATATATGAGGCCAGTTTACAATTTTAGATTCAAGATTTGCAATGCACATACCGTGTTCTCTGCTTTTCTTGCTCAATTTTCAGTAATTTCTTTTTCTGCTCACGGAGAGAAATCTGTTGTTGTTCTAGATCATTAAACTCGTTGCCGATGGCTGTGTTGACGCAAGATGGATGATAAGATACATCAGTTCgagaaaattaaaatctaaaaaggGCACGTAAttgaaaaacagaaaacaaataGAGACTTATCTAAACTCCTCTTTCAACAAGCGttctttttcaagttcttcATCGAGTTCTCTCTGCAAAAGCTCTAGTTCTGCATCGGCAGCAGTTTCCGATCTAGCATCCTTTATTTTCTGGTTGTGAGAATCTATTTTGTTCTGATAATCTGATTCATATAAACAATGTCCAAGTTATAATTCGATCAAGATCTCACAGTAGATAACATTAATATGAACTAGTTGAGATAAATGTTAGTATCTAAAGGGATTCATTTAGATCAGTGTTATTAATACCAGTActgcaaaagaaaaaagagaaaaacaaaaagcaaaaaaactGCCATGTGAAATACCGGTTAGAGGAAGCCACAAACTGGTTCAGTTGaaataatcaataataaaagtaaaatgtacactatatacaaataaaaataagatgaatacaGATACAAATCAGTAGTATAAAAAAGTGACataaaattaactcaaaatgcTCAATAGTTCATAATTCTGAGTTCTGACTCATGATTACTGAAAacagtaaaaaaatattgaacatATAAGACAAAAGTTATATTCTCTTATTGTCACATAGTGAGGCATATCTTTCAACTTTTACTTCAGAATCCTTAGAAAAACACAAATCATCTGTTATTCCGGTACGCAATGTAGTCAGGTTCGcgatcctacgtaggatcggTAGGCTGGTTGAGAATTGTAAGATCAGGATCGTACCTCGATTCGTAAGATCCTACTCAAGGGTAAAATTGTAActtcacatatatacatatacacataaacacaaaaaaaatatagtacatgaacaaaacaattaatatttcatagacATCATTCCAAATGTTCATAAGTTCATAACAGAGGGTTAGAAGAAGCAACAGTagggttaaaaaaataaaatgaaaatagaggGTTGGAACTTGAGAGTGAAAGAGATGAGTTCAGAAAGTTTCAGTGAGGACAGAGGTTTGAGTGAAAGAGATGGTTGAAAGTGAGAGAGGAGTTAACGAAAGTGAAAAAGGAGTGAGAACAAACATACACTAACCGCCGGCGAGGTTCACGACGGCGCCGTCTAGAGCTCAGGTCAAAAAACCCTATAGGATCGTAAGAACCTATGAGCCGGTGCGAGAACCTGACTACAAACAGGTCAAAAAAGGAACCTACATGGGTTCTAAGCTCGTTTGGCCTTCACGGGATCGTAGGATCTTAAGAACCTAAGACCCGGTGCgagaacctgactacattgCCGGTACGTCTGCTATGACTGAAAATGTTACAGTATACGCTTTTGCCATTGTTTTGAAATGGCAAATTTTATTAATGCAAGCACAAGTTTTGGGGATATTAAAAACACAGCtcttttttagtcaaaaaaaaaaacacagctCAGGTCAGAAAGAAAATGACACAAAAATTGTACCCTGCGATCCAACTAATATAATATGCAGACCACACTGAAACACAGCACACAGCCCACTATCCCTTTAGGATGGAAGCATAGTATTTACTAAAGTCCTTTGTGAGGTAAAAGACTACACATTGTGGAAGCATAGTGTTCAAACATTGTTTGGCCGCAGCATAATCGCAGCACACCTAGCCGCCTCATCCAATAAAATCTTTATGTTATATTAAATCTCCACAATGTGTATATCAATATGAATTACGTTGTTGGTAGGAGAGCATACTGTGCAGAATGTTCAAATAATTCACTCTTGCTCAAGATTCATACACTAGCCACACATAATCCACACCTTTAATTCCTCAGTGTTAGCAACAATTAGCTTCCCGCCACGAACCACTAATATCCTTCACCGTCAGCAACCTATTTTAAACCGAACCACCCAGCCTGCAACAAAATCCACCTCCCATAATTCATAGATTCCATCAAAAAGACAGCACATGGGGTTCTCAACACTGCCACCCTACAACCAAATAACATAGTCCTCACAATTAAACCACACCAGAACACAATGCCAAGGTAATCTCAAATCACACAACTAACACAACAGTTCTGCATATATGATACTGCAAAATACACCACTACCACCAGTCTCAAAACAAACACCTTTATCTTGAGGGGAACGTCATTATGCCATGCTTTCCCGTTACTATCATTTGGAACCTCGGCCTCCATTATATCCTTCTCTACCACTTTATAAGCGCTCGAACCATGTAAGTACCTAAAGAGAAACCTCCTCATCTTCATTGATTATCCACTCCTTCCTGTAAGTAAAAACTATTTAATGAAGTCTGGACAATCGTCAATTAACTCCTCTTCCCATTGAAACAACCTCAATCCCCAATCCATGTTCATTCTTGTGTTCCTTCGACAAAATTACAAACTTCATTCAGCTTAGCCTCCTTGTTGTTTCCTATACTATACAATCTAGGAAATCTATATTTCAAGGTGCAATGTCCTATCCATTTGTCCAACGAAaatgatgtaggaggatttcttctgtattttattatttttgttagatttagttctattatattttaggttgattccttatttttatatttcacctaggttagttatttttatattttaggtagatttgtaatttttatttagctaggtttgttgtttttatttttacaatctttaggagatttgttaattttatttgtcactcctatttaagctaaattattgtagccttgaaggcaactttttgattgaataaaaatatagagatttttctcaaatttggtggattacAAATTACTCCTTccggtggattccggaagtctagtggattctagattagttactctttcggtggactccgaaaccctattttgttCACCTCCCTCTTCGGACACAACTTCCTCATCCTCAGAACTCGAGTCATCAGTAGATGGGTTGTTGCGGTTGTTGTCGTCGtttctgttgttgttattgtttctattgCTGTTGTAGTTTCGGTTGTTGTTGGATAACGTTGTCACCTGTGTTGTCAGAGCTGTGATGGCCGCGGTTAAAGCCGTCATGGCACCGTAAAACTCTGCTTTCGTCACCGGTtgatctcccatctgatcacgttagaaaagaacaggagaaacctgctctgataccaactgacgcagtacggaagcgtgaaggaaaagcaagcgctaatcctattaGATAAAagctctggaatccaccagatttccggaatccaccagaaaaagTAACTAAtttagaatccactagacttccggaatccaccagaaggagtaatttggaatccaccaaatttgagaaaaatctctatatttttattcaatcaaaaagttgccttcaaggctacaataatttagcttaaataggagtgacaaataaaattaacaaatctcctaaagattgtaaaaataaaaacaacaaacctagctaaataaaaattacaaatctacctaaatataaaaataactaacctaggtgaaatataaaaataaggaatcaacctaaaatataatagaaCTAAATCTaaccaaaataataaaatacagaagaaatcctcctacatcagaaAATAACGAGTTGCTGCCACTTCCCTCAACCTTTCTCATTCTAACCAAACAccaatcattttgaaattcccTTATTCACTTTGATGTCCTACCACCAAATGGATTCATTACCAACCCCTTGCATTCCATCTTGCCTTCCATATTTAGCTATGATCACCATTGTCCACAAATGTTGTCTTTCTACTTTGAGTCTCCACACCCATTTTTTATACCCAGTCTCACCCTTCGCTCTCTCTCTCTACACACTCTGCCCCAACTAACCCAATGAATTTTTCTACTTATAGCAGAGATGGGATAGTGTTATGGTTTTCATatcaaattcatcaaatacACCTACGCTATAGAACAATAGCACTGCTATTTCCACTATCTATGGCACTGCTCTAGAATGAAAAGTTGCAATACCATACATAACCTACTTTCACCTGAATTGCAAGTGAACGTTCTATCAAAACGAacaaaatttcttattttctaTTATCATTCCTTAAATATGTAACATACCACATCACATTAAAGACAGCTAAATAGAAGGAAAATGCAAACATTGAAAAACCTTATGGCAAACCTCCACTCCATTTTTACTGATTTATATTGTTCAAACTGTTTTAACAAACACCTTAATTAAACATCCAAGTTCAAAACCTCAAACAAATAATAGTAAGGGATCCAATAGTTCTCAATAAAACAAACCCAATTGCAACAAACATGGAATGTCCTATaaccaaaattgaaatattttcctTGTACAAAATCATCCAACACAAATAAACATAACATAGCAAATAATTACAGCCAAGATTGAAAACTAGTAACACAAGTGTAAAAAACATGATAACCTCAACCCCCATATTTTCTTACCAGCACTGTTTGTGAATTTCAACTATCAATATTCACAAATCAAGcacaaacccaaactcaaaatTAGCAAAATACTACACCAAAGCCCCAACCAGCAAATAAACAATAATGGGCAAAACCATAAACccagtaaaaaaaatcataaaaatgaaaactttaaAAAACAACCAAAACCCCATAATTTTTTAGTGTTGCAGAATTTGAAGAAAACCAAGGAAGGAAAAAGGGCAAAAGAGTAATTAACCTTGGAACAAGGAGGAAACCTCGTTGAGGTCGGATTCGCAAGTGGAAGAAACTGAGAGTGTGTGTTGGAGACATTGGGAGAGGATGTTGAGGTCACGATCGTTAGGGTCTTGCAAAACGTTAACAAGGTCGttgcttatggaaataagctgattCACATCGAAGTTTCTAGAAGAATCTGCCATTTATGCGGGAAAAGGTTTTCGATTTCGTTGGAAGAAGAAAACCGAAATCTGAAACAATGTTGCATTTGAaatttggttttgttctttttttccttttgtcaGAGGAGGGAAAAAACGAATCCGGATCCTCTACATCCACAAGCTCGCTACTTATGTTGTGCATCGTGGACAAgttgtcatttatattataactaatacgaattttacaaaattgattgttggattaaaagtttatatggCATAAATTatctataaaaattttgaaaatttttgaaaatcatttaatatgttattgagactcatcaaaattaacggtttatgaatttttattaaatatcgttaattttgatttgtctcaataacatatcaaattatttttaaaatttttatggatgatttatatgatataaatttatcTCAATAACCAATCATTTTCctgcatgttagacaaaacctataacaaaattgagattttttaaaAGAGTAATACATAATTAACTTTTCTGTAGTCTTTTTTGTTGCTACAAACTTATCTATTTTCCTGATTCAAAGTTATGCTTACTCAAATGTGTGTGACTACTAACGTTTCTAGCAcctagaggtgggaataggtcAGACCGACCTACAGGTGCCTATGGCCTAGCCTAAATAGGTTCAAGTCATGTCAgtctatttctttaaataaagcAGGCCAAGACTTTTTTTACAAGcgtatttagctaaaaaggtcaggccgcaggccattaaaaaagtttttgaggcctactaggctgacctatttaagttaatataaagaatatttttactacgattattatttatatattaatatttgtattttgattaaattataaatctattcactttttaagtaatttaaatttattaatttacattagttttaacatatataaaagtattattataaactagaattgaaatatgatgatatatatagtcaaattctctaaaatatcatgttaaacaaatactttttttactcttttttaaaaaaaatttaccaaacagaccctaaattttactttcttttttttttacaaatacccTAAATTTTACTTAAGTATATACTTAATAATATAAGTTGGGCActagaaataaaattaaacaaatcaaTATATGTAAGAGTTTGTAttatttttaaccattagataaTTAATGATCAATAGCTAAATGTTGATTTTGACCATTAGATAATATGATATTAGTGGTCAAGTCGTTCacattattttctaaaaaaaaaataaacagagAGAAATTATTAGCTCAACTGgtaaaaatgttgaaattgttaAGTTGAACGTCGTGATTCGGGTTCGAACTCAAGATTTTACAATTATATGTGATTTTAATTTCGGTGAATTACATGTTCATCTAAGAAAAAAAACGGAATCCACttcctatatatataaacataattattATGTGAATATATATCTATACCAAAAGAAAAGGATGCATGAAAGCTTGTTTTTGGATCAAATGAAACATGAAAGGGTACCTTAAtagtattatttaatttaatatctaAATAAAGAAATGAGGAAATATATGTCCTTGATTCTACAATTGACATTATTTGGAAAGAAAACAAAGGAAAATACAATTATTTCTCCTCTCTGCTCAAAACATCTACAACCACgtgatatttttttctctttgaaaACACTTGTTTAAGTTCAATTAATTCCATATGACCATATGAGACATTTTTCAATCTACTAATTGTAAAATACTCTTCCTCCTCACAAATTGAAAGACTTTCAACCACGTCCACACGTCAATCTAAATAGATAGATATAGAATAGAATCTatcatattattaataatattagcTATACGTATTCCATAAAACACGCAGAAACTACTGACATAAAAGTTGAAGAAGGTGTGGTATGGatttacaaaattacaaaatagtagtaattaacatatatatttgctgttttgtcaaaaaaaacataatatatttgctgttattgtcaacaaaaaaaaacataatatatttgctgttaaaaaaataataaaataagagtataattttttgaaacgaCAAAGAAGTGATCATATACTCAAACGAGTACAAGGGGTctcctaaaataaataaatgagtataaaaagttgaaaagagaaaagaatatGAGAGTTGAAaatgttttaattaatttaatatgaacAATAGACATACTcaacaataaatattaaattataatttatttgtagtgcagaagtaaaataaatatatgatcatatatataaaataggaTCTATAACATATTGATTTATAAAGATTAGTATTAGTGATGATTGGATAAACGAATCCATTGGATTAATTATATGGCATGTAGCACTCCTGAAACACAAAGTAGTTGCATCGGATGACGAATATATgttggcttgtggttcttcctcaattGGACTCCTTATGCACTAAGCACACTCTTCAGAAGGGGAGAAGATGTAATATGCGATGTACGTATCCAGTATATTGGGGATCATAAGCTATATATAGGGTGATGACCAATTAGGTTTCTATTATCCCATTAATTTGATCACTAATCAATTAAGACTACTGGTGCTCGTTGCTGATTGTTGCAGGGAGTTGATGGTACGTCGATCGTTTTCGTGGTGATGTTTGGTCCATTCGCCGTGAATTTTTAGGGCTTCTATTTTATCTGTTAGGATTAATTAGAAGTTGGATTTCTTTCATTGTTCAACATTTATGTGTAGACTCGCTAGGTTAGGTCCATGCCCTCCAGTTTATgtacatactttttttttctttttattaatataataaagagaTATAGACGGAGGATGGGGCAGACCCGGCCTGATGGCAATGAGTGCCATGGCCTAAGACCTATTCCTGCtgatccttattataagaaaaaaaattagtttctaAGGTTCATTGTTATCTAGACTAGttttacaatgaacctaaaaagttaaacttctcttataataaggactagatggagtattattttaagaggcccacatttttttattatgccTACCtactattatataaaaaataattaaaaattaaaacaattatgattaaaGAAATATGCAAAACGTGATTGAGGtccaaatatttttaatacCTATTAAATAACTGAGTGAGGCCCAATTAGTAGAAAACGTAATTAGACATAATTGGTAGGATTATCAAAATAGAACTCCGTAGAACAAAAACGAAACAACAACACCACTTTTGCCTTTGTTCATGTTGAATTTGTTTTGTGGTTTTCTAATTCCTGCGTTTTTGTAAGGTATGTATGGATGCTATAGCTTTTTCTTATTTAggttttggtgttgttttttttttttttgtgttcgtaattttattaacaagttatttaactttttttctacaaatttgTAATACTTAATTAACGGAGTATTTTTTGTTCCAATTTCAACC
This genomic interval from Trifolium pratense cultivar HEN17-A07 linkage group LG6, ARS_RC_1.1, whole genome shotgun sequence contains the following:
- the LOC123890012 gene encoding kinetochore protein SPC24 homolog; translation: MADSSRNFDVNQLISISNDLVNVLQDPNDRDLNILSQCLQHTLSVSSTCESDLNEVSSLFQDYQNKIDSHNQKIKDARSETAADAELELLQRELDEELEKERLLKEEFRAIGNEFNDLEQQQISLREQKKKLLKIEQEKQRTRMLLSMYASVTNIVPNLDDQSKISGYIVEKEKNAVEKFEFDTSQMTTLDVCNDMWKIISS